TGGTATAGGACTCTTCTTGTTCAAGATAGGTGATTCCAGATCTTTCGCATAGAGAACTTAACTTAGAGCGCAATTGCCAGTGAGGAATGCTGACGAAGTTCTGGTTATTGCGAAAGCCGATATTAATCGACTGTTTCCAGCCTGGATTGACCCCAACAATTAGAGTCCCAATTTGATTGTCAATGCAGTAATTAGGGCTTGCTGAACAAATGCCAAAGTCCTTACAGCATAGATATTTGAGCCTTATTTGAGAAGCCAAAAGTGCAAGCACCATTATTCTGTGAAGATCGGCGATCGCGCCCTAATGCCTTATAAAACCAAAAACGACCCTTGCACTTTTTTCAAAAAAAGATGCTCGTAACTCTTGGCGCTTACTACGTTACAGAGGTTCTTCAGCAAACCCTACATAGCTATGCCTCGCTAGAATACTGAGATTATAGCGAAACTAGCCAATCGGTGTAAACCTTTATTTGGAGGCTCGGCTTTCCTCCCTGTCCTAGAAGTACGGGGAGGAAAGCCGAGAATATTTGATGAATTTAATTTATTTTAAGATTGAAAATAGATAAATAAGTTTGCGGAACTCTTAAAAATGTCTTCCAAAGCCTTTGAAAGAATGCGCTTACAGTCTCATGCTTATATTAGACAGCAAATGGATTACTATCAGCAGCGCCTTTTATTAGTATCCAAACGCTTAGACAAAAAACGTA
The genomic region above belongs to Oscillatoria salina IIICB1 and contains:
- a CDS encoding DUF6464 family protein; its protein translation is MSSKAFERMRLQSHAYIRQQMDYYQQRLLLVSKRLDKKRTCKYNARSAFLLCAVNPSGSCAECTDYQPESD